The DNA sequence TGTCTTTGTTGGCGGCTTTATCGTGTATCGAGATCGCAAAAACAATCGACATGCACAAAATCATCGTCAATGAGAATCCGAAGAAGCTTTGCAGTCCTTGCAATTGACGATCTCTTAACGCAACAGGAGGATATGAAAAATGAAAGTAGCCAAATTTGGCGGCAGCTCTGTCGCTAACGCAACTCAAATCAAAAAAGTGTGCGATATTATTAAATCAGACGATTCTCGCAAATTTGTAGTTGTTTCTGCACCAGGAAAACGTAATAAAGAGGATATCAAAGTTACTGACCTTCTGATCGAACTTGGTGACACATATGCAAGTGGAAAAGCATACGAGTCTGTTTTCGAGAAAATTGTAAAACGCTATGCTGATATTATTGAAGAGCTGGATCTTCCAAAATCTTTGCTTGATGAAATTACTGATTCTACAAAGAAAACACTTGAAAGCGATGAACCTGACGAAATCAAGTTTGACGCTGTGAAAGCATCGGGAGAAGACAGTTCTGCTAGGATTGTCAGCGCCTATCTTAATAAAATTGGCATTCAAGCAACTTATATTAATCCAAAGGAAGCGGGTATGATTGTAAGCAATCAGCCGGGTAATGCCCAAATCTTGCCTGAAAGCTTCCCTGAAATTAATAAGTTGCGCGACCGTGAAGGCGTCCTCGTCATTCCTGGTTTCTTTGGCTACACTGCAAATGATAAACTGATGACTTTCTCACGCGGGGGATCTGATATTACAGGGTCAATCATCGCTGCCGGCGTGAAAGCAGAACTTTATGAGAATTTTACAGATGTCGATTCCGTATTTTCCGTTAATCCGAACATTGTAGAAAATCCAAAAGAAATTACTGTTCTTACATACAAGGAAATGCGTGAACTTTCATACGCTGGTTTCTCAGTCTTCCATGACGAAGCACTCATCCCTGCTTTCCAGGAGAAGATTCCTGTCTGCATCAAGAACACGAATAACCCATCCGCTCCAGGTACAATGATTGTGGCGGAAAAGGAACAAAACGGTAATTGTGTTGTCGGTATTGCGAGTGATACAGATTTCTGCAGCCTCTATGTTGAGAAATATCTGATGAACCGTGAAGTCGGTTTCGGACGTAAATTACTGCAAATACTTGAGGATGAGCATGTTTCATTTGAACATGTCCCTTCTGGTATTGACGATATGTCTGTCATCATCCGCAACAGCGAATTCACACCTGAAAAAGAAACACGTGTAGTAGAACGCATTCAGCAAGAACTCCAGGTCAACACATTAAAGATACGTCGCAACCTCGCTATGATTATGGTTGTTGGTGAAGGTATGAAGAGTACAATAGGTATTATTAGTAAAGCAACAAATGCTTTTGCCGAAGCAAATGTTAACATTGAAATGGTCAACCAAGGATCTTCAGAAGTTTCCATCATGTTCGGTATTGAAGAAGAAGGACTGGAACGCTCAATACGTTCCCTATATAAAGCTTTCTTTGGATAAAGAAGGCACCGCAACGCCTATGCGTTGCGGTTTTTTAATGCAAAAAAACCGATTTATCCCTCTAAAACTTTGTAAATTATTGTATAATGAGTTTAATACTGAGCAAGGAGGTGTCCTATGGTTTCAGCTGAATTCATATCTATAGCAACACCTATCCTTCTCGGAATGCTAATAAATTTCATCGTCTATTTCATTTTCAGTAAAATTGAAAAAACGAAAAACAAAGCTATAAAATTCACATGGTTTGCAACTGTTGGGATGATTGTCTTTTCATATATCTCAGCCTTCACTTCAAGTATCACATGGGGCGGGTTTGGCTATTTTATCATTTCAATCGGAATGTTTGCTGTTGCCCTCGCACTTACGATTTTTAAAAATCCGATTTGGAAAACTTCAAAGGAACATGATTGATCACTCCAGCAGCCTGTAATTTATCAGGCTGCTGGAGTTTTTTAAAATTTTTAAAGGGTTTTCCGTTTTGTTGTCGAATTATGTAAATATAGAGAAAACTATAATCAAGAACTCTTTAAATCTTAGGTTAGGCGAAGTTTTTTAAAATTTACCCTATAAAAAGCAAAACCCTCTCGCTCACAGATCGAAGTGAACGGGAGAGGGCTAAATCTGAAAACTATTCTAGATGTTAAGAAGCTTTATGTTCCAAACGGAGTCTGTCAGCAACCATTGCAATGAACTCTGAATTCGTCGGTTTTGCTTTGGAAATGCTTACTGTATATCCGAATAAAGCAGAAATGGAATCCATATTGCCTCGGCTCCAGGCGACTTCGATGGCGTGACGGATTGCCCGTTCAACTCTCGAAGCTGTCGTATTGAATGCTTTTCCAATATCCGGATAAAGCACTTTTGTAATTGAGCCAAGCAATTCAACGTCATGGTAAACCATAGTGATTGCTTCACGCAAATACTGATAGCCTTTAATATGTGCCGGAACACCAATTTCATGAATGATATTTGTAATGCTTGCTTCAAGATCATGTTTCTTCCTGAGACCGCTGCCTCCACTGACATGACTGACTGTCTGAATATTAGAAGGTCTTCCTTGAATCTGGCGAATTTGATCACCGAGATTTTCAATATCAAATGGCTTGAGCATGAAATAGGAAGCACCCATATCTGCTGCCTTTTTCATAACCTCTTCCTGACCAAAAGCTGTAAGCATAATAACATTCGGGTAGGAAGATCGGTTCTGCTGTCGCAATTTATTCAAAACAGCTAGTCCATCTATATGAGGCATGATGATGTCGAGAATAAGTACATCGGGTTCAACTTCATCAAGCAATTCAAGGCAGGATTGTCCGTTAAAAGCTACACCAATAACTTCAATATCCTTCTGCGTTTCAAAATATTCTTCCATCATACGGATGAGTTCTCTGTTATCATCCACAAGACATAATTTTATCTTGTTCAAATCTTTTTCCTCCTTATGTAACGCATACAATACAAGTTCTGTTCTGTCCTATACAACATATTCGACATAGGAGACATTTATCCTTTTGAAAAATTGAATTTCTTTGAGTATTTTATTATTTTTCTTTGATTTGCTTTCGTTTAGTCGTATTTACGCCCTGCTTCTCTTAAATCAGACAAAATACGCCAAAAAGACTGCCCTCATCTTCGGACAGTCTTTTGGCAGTTCAGCTCGCTTTTTTATTACTTTTGTATAAATCAATTCCAGCATCCTGCAGCATCCATTCAATATGAACGCCATATCCGGAAGTTGGATCGTTTACAAATACATGAGTTACAGCACCAATTACTTTACCATTTTGGATAATCGGGCTTCCGCTCATGCCTTGCACAATACCACCAGTACGTTTTAACAGCTCTTTGTCCGTAATCTTGACAACCATTCCTTTTGTTGCTGGGTGCTTTTGTGGCACATTGCTTACAATTTCTACATCAAATGCTTCAACTTTCTCGCCTTTTACTACTGTAAGAATTTTAGCTGGCCCGTCTTTCACTTCATTGGACAGTGCAATTGGCAATGGCTGATCCATCATGCCATTTGCAAGATCACCATTCAATTTTCCAAAAATACCAAACGGACTGTTTTTTGTAATATTTCCAAGGTGATGATCTGCAATCGAGAACTTGGCCTGCTTTTCTCCTGGTTGTCCGCTATTCCCCTTTTCAATTGCTGTTACGGAGGAGCGGACTATCGTTCCGTTATTAATTTCGATCGGTTTTTTCGTATCCATGTCAGAAATTATATGACCTAATGCCCCATACTTCTTTGAGCCAGGCTCATAAAATGTCATCGTTCCAATCCCTGCTGCAGAATCGCGGATATAAAGACCAAGCTGGTACTCTCCGTTCTTCTTGCTTTTTTTCGGCATCAATTCAGTTTTAATCATTCTTTCTCCGCGCTTCAACTTAAGGTTAAGCGGCTTTTCTTCAGCACCTGACTTTTCAACATAAGGTTTGACATCTTCCATATGGTTGATTTTATCGCCATTGATTTCAAGAATTGCATCGCCAACTTTTACCTCTGCTTCTTCCCCGGGTGAAGCTTTACCTGTCTCTGTCGTCACAAGATGATGGCCAACAACGAGAACACCGAGCGTTTCCAGCTGGACTCCCAGTGACTGACCTCCAGGAATAACTTTCAGATTTTGAACTGCCGCTTTATCAATTTTTCTCTCGGCAGCGGCAGCAGGAATATGCGTTTCTTCAGCAGAAGCGAAAAAGCCGGACTCATCTGTTGTAAATCTGTCGTTAGACAATTGGCTGTTATCCTGCTTCGCTTGCACACCCGGTGCTGGCATTGCAAAAAGAACAAAGCCGATCATCAGTAAAATGAAGACAGCCCGTAACATGCCTGCTTTGCGTGTATCATCCAAACAGTTCACTCTCCTCTTCACACCCTTGTTCGGGATTTATTTGTCCTTCATAATGTGGCATTCTGAAGGACGAAATAAACTGGTGTATCGTTTCCTTTTTTAATGAAAAAAGCTGAGAATCCCATGTAACTCGGGATTCTCAGCTTTCAGCCGTTTTCAATTTAAAATGATTTGCAAGCTCAAGCATTTCTTTAGCATGGATTTTTGCAGTATCCGTTAAAGAAGCACCTGTAATCATTCGGCTCAATTCATCGATTTTTTCATCTGTGTTCAGCTCTCTGACAGATGTTTCAGTCCGTTCATCTGTTTGCGTCTTACTGATTAACTTATGCGTATCCGACATAGCAGCAACTTGTGGCAAATG is a window from the Aciduricibacillus chroicocephali genome containing:
- the spoIVB gene encoding SpoIVB peptidase, with the translated sequence MDDTRKAGMLRAVFILLMIGFVLFAMPAPGVQAKQDNSQLSNDRFTTDESGFFASAEETHIPAAAAERKIDKAAVQNLKVIPGGQSLGVQLETLGVLVVGHHLVTTETGKASPGEEAEVKVGDAILEINGDKINHMEDVKPYVEKSGAEEKPLNLKLKRGERMIKTELMPKKSKKNGEYQLGLYIRDSAAGIGTMTFYEPGSKKYGALGHIISDMDTKKPIEINNGTIVRSSVTAIEKGNSGQPGEKQAKFSIADHHLGNITKNSPFGIFGKLNGDLANGMMDQPLPIALSNEVKDGPAKILTVVKGEKVEAFDVEIVSNVPQKHPATKGMVVKITDKELLKRTGGIVQGMSGSPIIQNGKVIGAVTHVFVNDPTSGYGVHIEWMLQDAGIDLYKSNKKAS
- the spo0A gene encoding sporulation transcription factor Spo0A, which produces MNKIKLCLVDDNRELIRMMEEYFETQKDIEVIGVAFNGQSCLELLDEVEPDVLILDIIMPHIDGLAVLNKLRQQNRSSYPNVIMLTAFGQEEVMKKAADMGASYFMLKPFDIENLGDQIRQIQGRPSNIQTVSHVSGGSGLRKKHDLEASITNIIHEIGVPAHIKGYQYLREAITMVYHDVELLGSITKVLYPDIGKAFNTTASRVERAIRHAIEVAWSRGNMDSISALFGYTVSISKAKPTNSEFIAMVADRLRLEHKAS
- a CDS encoding aspartate kinase, which produces MKVAKFGGSSVANATQIKKVCDIIKSDDSRKFVVVSAPGKRNKEDIKVTDLLIELGDTYASGKAYESVFEKIVKRYADIIEELDLPKSLLDEITDSTKKTLESDEPDEIKFDAVKASGEDSSARIVSAYLNKIGIQATYINPKEAGMIVSNQPGNAQILPESFPEINKLRDREGVLVIPGFFGYTANDKLMTFSRGGSDITGSIIAAGVKAELYENFTDVDSVFSVNPNIVENPKEITVLTYKEMRELSYAGFSVFHDEALIPAFQEKIPVCIKNTNNPSAPGTMIVAEKEQNGNCVVGIASDTDFCSLYVEKYLMNREVGFGRKLLQILEDEHVSFEHVPSGIDDMSVIIRNSEFTPEKETRVVERIQQELQVNTLKIRRNLAMIMVVGEGMKSTIGIISKATNAFAEANVNIEMVNQGSSEVSIMFGIEEEGLERSIRSLYKAFFG